A window of the Bdellovibrio sp. ZAP7 genome harbors these coding sequences:
- a CDS encoding glycosyltransferase family 4 protein codes for MKPVRLLHAIHSFSWGGLELYSTELIIKLQATHVEQWVMCFEGSRIAKELKSAGVRTIETTGKKISKIDEAGLIRGAIRKHDITHLHSHTRIDMWAACVARWFNSDIKHVYNLYMNAIPKRDFVHRALFRRVDALCSSSEDILKDVKKNFPMDPSKLKLVRYGRDTDKFVPSPALREQIREKFAVQKDQMVIGTLCRIDAGKGVRELVESLDYLPDEDLKKVQIWVIGDRTVLGQSDKGEVIYEPDSQALYDWMLARAGSERLKNHLHHISFQREYIPYIDALDIFALASYNETYSLSVIDAMMMGKPVIGTNAGGTPEQVGGSERGVLAEPRSGQSLADCIRYYLMHPDKAQKHGEKGRDWALHNHNWPNTLKHFTELYQKL; via the coding sequence ATGAAACCAGTCCGACTTCTGCATGCAATACATTCTTTTTCATGGGGCGGACTGGAGCTTTACTCGACAGAACTTATTATTAAACTTCAGGCAACCCATGTTGAACAATGGGTGATGTGCTTTGAAGGATCGCGTATTGCTAAGGAATTAAAATCCGCCGGCGTGCGCACGATTGAAACAACTGGTAAAAAGATTTCCAAAATAGATGAAGCCGGTCTGATTCGCGGAGCTATTCGCAAACACGATATCACTCACCTGCACTCCCATACTCGAATCGATATGTGGGCCGCATGTGTGGCTCGCTGGTTTAATAGCGACATCAAACACGTTTACAATCTGTATATGAATGCCATTCCTAAGCGGGATTTCGTGCACAGAGCTTTATTTCGCCGCGTGGATGCCCTTTGCAGTTCTTCTGAAGACATCTTGAAGGACGTTAAAAAGAACTTTCCGATGGATCCATCAAAGTTAAAACTAGTTCGTTATGGGCGCGATACGGATAAGTTCGTTCCCTCCCCGGCACTTCGTGAACAAATTCGCGAAAAGTTTGCGGTTCAAAAAGATCAAATGGTGATCGGAACACTTTGCCGCATCGATGCGGGCAAGGGCGTTCGCGAACTGGTGGAGTCTTTGGATTATCTGCCTGATGAAGATCTTAAAAAGGTACAAATCTGGGTTATTGGAGATCGCACAGTTTTAGGCCAAAGCGATAAGGGCGAAGTCATTTACGAACCGGATTCTCAGGCTTTATATGATTGGATGCTGGCTCGAGCTGGATCTGAGCGCTTGAAAAATCACTTGCACCATATTTCTTTTCAGCGCGAGTACATTCCCTATATTGATGCTTTGGATATCTTTGCCCTGGCATCTTATAACGAAACTTATTCTTTAAGTGTGATTGATGCGATGATGATGGGAAAACCTGTGATCGGCACTAATGCGGGTGGAACTCCTGAACAAGTCGGCGGCAGCGAGCGTGGAGTTTTAGCAGAACCACGCTCTGGCCAGTCCTTGGCAGACTGTATTCGCTATTACCTTATGCATCCGGATAAAGCGCAAAAACACGGTGAAAAAGGCCGTGACTGGGCTTTGCACAACCATAACTGGCCGAACACTTTGAAACATTTCACTGAGCTTTATCAGAAGCTTTAG
- a CDS encoding ferrous iron transporter B, translated as MCPSDVESVNVAAAGSEERVIALVGAPNSGKTTLYNWLTGSRFKTVNYPGATVEYSLGKLAPHLGTGILAMDTPGTYSLHPKSADEVVTIKSIYENPEFGEATAIVVVLDGTQLSRHLQLALQVKETGFPMIVVITMADLLRKEGIEIDMEYLRKTLECPVIQFDGLLAGGLLEIVEAAKNVSLDSFPKRPRVWDFDELDLKMKECDRIAKEALSHKTDHPEVRLKKIVEKTEKIDRLLLHPTFGLIMFLVIMSALFSSIFWLAAPFMDYVDQGFSFLNKVVNDLGPGTLWADFLANGVVSSFGAVLVFVPQIFILFFGIGLLESSGYLARAATLIDRPFSALGMSGRSFVPILSGFACAVPAIIATRNISSARDRWITSFVIPLMQCSARLPVYALLIAFLFHGESALMAGIVFASLYLGSLFVGGLAAGIVNKFLPHNDNSFFMMELPIYRRPKFRVLLRQSLTRTMNYVKRAGPMIFVFAVIIWVGTNFPNYNNENAHDKLEQSYAGQLGKVIEPVVAPMGVDWRVGVGLISAFAAREVFVSSLAVTFNVADDNEDTQQQSLLTQMSEAVNKDGQKVFTISSVIGLMIFFMIALQCMTTVAIQAKESGSIKMAVGQLIAFNVVAYVLVVTVVQGLRALGVS; from the coding sequence ATGTGCCCAAGTGACGTTGAAAGCGTAAACGTTGCTGCTGCAGGCAGTGAAGAACGTGTAATCGCTCTGGTCGGTGCGCCGAACTCTGGGAAAACAACTCTCTATAATTGGCTGACGGGTTCGCGTTTTAAAACCGTGAACTATCCGGGTGCGACGGTCGAGTATTCTCTTGGAAAACTAGCTCCACATTTGGGCACTGGTATCTTGGCGATGGATACGCCGGGGACTTACAGTCTTCATCCTAAGAGTGCTGACGAAGTTGTCACAATCAAATCTATCTATGAAAATCCTGAATTCGGTGAAGCCACTGCCATCGTGGTAGTTTTGGATGGCACGCAGTTGTCTCGTCACTTGCAACTAGCTTTGCAAGTGAAAGAAACAGGGTTCCCCATGATCGTGGTGATCACGATGGCCGATCTTTTGCGCAAAGAAGGTATCGAGATCGATATGGAGTACTTGCGTAAAACGCTTGAATGTCCAGTGATCCAATTTGATGGATTGCTAGCGGGTGGCTTGCTTGAAATCGTTGAAGCTGCCAAAAATGTATCTCTAGATTCATTCCCCAAACGTCCTCGCGTGTGGGACTTTGATGAATTAGATTTGAAAATGAAAGAGTGTGATCGCATTGCGAAGGAAGCTCTTTCTCACAAAACCGATCATCCGGAAGTTCGCCTTAAAAAGATTGTCGAGAAAACGGAAAAGATCGATCGCCTTTTGTTGCACCCAACATTTGGTTTGATCATGTTCTTAGTCATCATGAGTGCGCTGTTTTCTTCCATTTTCTGGTTGGCAGCGCCATTCATGGATTATGTGGATCAAGGTTTTAGCTTCTTAAACAAAGTCGTCAACGATTTAGGACCGGGCACCTTGTGGGCCGACTTCCTGGCAAACGGCGTGGTTTCAAGTTTCGGTGCCGTTCTGGTATTCGTTCCGCAGATTTTCATTTTGTTCTTTGGTATCGGGTTGCTGGAAAGTTCTGGTTACCTTGCGCGTGCGGCAACATTGATCGATCGTCCGTTCTCGGCCTTGGGTATGAGCGGTCGCTCTTTCGTTCCGATTTTGTCTGGTTTTGCCTGCGCAGTTCCTGCGATCATTGCGACTCGTAATATCTCTTCAGCTCGCGATCGTTGGATCACGTCTTTCGTGATTCCACTTATGCAGTGTTCGGCTCGTTTGCCGGTTTATGCTTTGTTGATCGCATTCCTGTTCCACGGTGAATCGGCGTTGATGGCCGGGATTGTATTTGCGTCCTTGTATCTTGGGTCCTTGTTCGTCGGTGGCTTGGCTGCCGGTATTGTGAATAAGTTCCTTCCGCATAATGACAACTCGTTCTTTATGATGGAACTTCCAATTTACCGCCGTCCTAAGTTCCGCGTTCTTCTTCGTCAGTCTTTGACTCGTACGATGAACTACGTGAAACGCGCGGGTCCTATGATTTTCGTATTTGCGGTGATCATTTGGGTCGGAACAAACTTCCCGAACTACAATAACGAAAACGCCCATGACAAGCTTGAGCAATCCTACGCAGGTCAATTGGGTAAAGTGATCGAACCTGTTGTTGCTCCAATGGGAGTTGACTGGCGCGTGGGTGTGGGCTTGATTTCGGCCTTTGCAGCACGTGAAGTGTTTGTTTCATCCTTGGCAGTAACGTTCAACGTTGCCGACGACAACGAAGACACTCAACAACAATCCTTACTCACTCAAATGAGCGAGGCGGTCAATAAAGACGGTCAGAAAGTCTTTACGATCAGCAGTGTGATTGGGCTTATGATATTCTTTATGATCGCGCTTCAATGTATGACCACCGTTGCGATCCAAGCCAAAGAAAGCGGCTCCATCAAGATGGCAGTCGGTCAGTTGATCGCCTTTAATGTCGTAGCCTATGTCTTAGTCGTTACTGTCGTCCAAGGACTTCGAGCTTTAGGCGTATCCTAG
- a CDS encoding FeoA family protein, whose protein sequence is MTLLDAKLKPGQTVEILKIDGEHLLRERLHEMGLRSGMELTILGRAPFGGPLLVRFKTSFLALRNEEAACAQVTLKA, encoded by the coding sequence ATGACTTTGTTAGACGCCAAATTAAAGCCGGGTCAGACCGTTGAAATCCTTAAAATAGACGGGGAGCATCTCTTGCGTGAACGTCTTCATGAAATGGGACTGCGTTCTGGTATGGAATTAACGATCCTGGGCAGAGCACCTTTCGGTGGTCCGCTGCTTGTTCGTTTCAAAACCAGCTTTTTGGCTTTACGTAATGAGGAGGCGGCATGTGCCCAAGTGACGTTGAAAGCGTAA
- a CDS encoding 6-carboxytetrahydropterin synthase, producing MSTTTLHLAKQNFKFSAAHFLIFDETHAEKLHGHNYQVKVDINAPADEAQHSDGYFMDFNVFKKFIKARLDVWDEIVLLPQNHPDMKFKKTDKSLEVTFRDRFYVFPLNEVILLPVTNTSVENLSQILAEEFYAEFKKYGVQKVVVSVEETQGQGASTTVGK from the coding sequence ATGTCTACGACCACCTTGCATTTGGCCAAGCAAAATTTCAAATTTTCAGCAGCCCACTTTCTGATTTTTGATGAAACGCATGCGGAAAAGCTTCATGGCCACAATTATCAGGTCAAAGTCGACATCAATGCCCCAGCCGACGAAGCTCAGCACTCTGACGGTTATTTCATGGATTTCAATGTCTTTAAGAAATTCATCAAGGCGCGCTTGGATGTGTGGGACGAAATCGTTCTGTTGCCGCAAAATCATCCCGACATGAAATTCAAAAAAACGGATAAGTCCCTGGAAGTGACTTTCCGTGATCGTTTTTATGTTTTCCCGTTAAACGAAGTGATCTTGCTGCCTGTGACGAATACTAGTGTTGAAAATCTCTCTCAGATTTTAGCGGAAGAGTTCTATGCAGAATTCAAAAAATACGGCGTGCAAAAAGTCGTGGTTTCGGTTGAGGAAACTCAAGGCCAAGGCGCTTCGACAACTGTCGGAAAATAA
- the queD gene encoding 6-carboxytetrahydropterin synthase QueD, with translation MKFELKQHFQIESARFLPHLPASHPCSRMHGHSFKIVLTLVGPLDEKIGWVIDYNDIQAAMKPILEQIDHHVLNEVAGLENPTSELLAKWIFDHAKKVLPILTRVSVAETPLTECAYPA, from the coding sequence ATGAAATTCGAACTGAAACAGCATTTTCAAATTGAATCCGCCCGATTCCTGCCCCATTTGCCAGCCAGTCATCCTTGTTCACGCATGCACGGCCACAGCTTTAAGATTGTGCTGACTCTTGTTGGACCCTTGGATGAAAAAATTGGATGGGTCATCGACTATAACGACATTCAAGCGGCGATGAAACCAATTCTGGAACAGATCGATCACCACGTTTTGAATGAAGTGGCGGGGCTGGAAAATCCCACGTCAGAGCTTCTGGCAAAATGGATCTTTGACCATGCGAAAAAAGTGCTCCCGATTTTGACTCGTGTTTCAGTCGCGGAAACGCCACTGACCGAATGTGCCTACCCCGCATAA
- a CDS encoding DUF4421 family protein has translation MSAQPNTPAKRNKKTPVTITSQPVLTPSKTSPPPTPHPSPTPTGVSAADSARSEATKKAIKRDYENSLQVGMLLKTLKATTSGAGDNHNVALDPNTPPGYALGYSNRPLGISLEANVAYGAARADKVATSAEDYQLRYFNGRLGAEFIYQRYKGFNQSPTADANNDGFITADEYSLPDLKISMLQSQFEWAYYGVSALEAFGPSWKKPSVDGLAFYALMSLSQVEIENPTPFLPQSAPADYGEDATLVKGKYQSMAVGLGSSYVWQWTRFYVAIFGSAQAGPQKQVYETTTTRWDNLKYTWWVQAKMAIGYDWGPWYVSIIGHTQPVNVDLKTMDMSFFSQAAGLYVGSRF, from the coding sequence GTGTCGGCACAACCGAACACACCGGCAAAACGTAACAAGAAGACGCCGGTCACGATCACCTCGCAGCCGGTACTCACTCCATCGAAAACTTCTCCTCCGCCAACGCCGCATCCATCGCCGACACCCACTGGTGTTTCTGCAGCAGACAGCGCAAGATCCGAAGCAACTAAGAAAGCTATCAAAAGGGATTACGAAAATTCTCTGCAAGTCGGTATGCTTTTAAAAACTTTGAAAGCGACGACTTCGGGAGCTGGCGACAATCACAACGTGGCACTGGATCCGAACACTCCGCCCGGCTATGCCCTGGGTTATTCCAACCGACCACTAGGTATCTCTTTGGAAGCCAACGTGGCTTACGGGGCGGCTCGTGCGGATAAAGTGGCAACTTCAGCTGAAGACTATCAGCTTCGTTATTTCAATGGCCGCTTAGGGGCTGAGTTTATTTATCAGCGCTATAAAGGATTCAATCAAAGCCCGACCGCTGATGCGAATAATGATGGCTTCATCACGGCTGACGAATATTCTTTGCCGGATTTAAAAATCTCGATGCTACAATCACAATTTGAGTGGGCTTACTATGGCGTGAGTGCCTTGGAAGCTTTTGGTCCCAGCTGGAAAAAGCCTTCGGTGGACGGCTTGGCTTTTTATGCATTGATGAGTCTGTCACAAGTTGAAATTGAAAATCCCACTCCGTTCCTGCCACAAAGTGCGCCCGCCGATTACGGCGAAGATGCTACTTTGGTGAAGGGAAAATATCAGAGTATGGCCGTGGGCCTGGGGTCTTCGTATGTGTGGCAGTGGACCAGATTTTACGTCGCGATTTTCGGAAGCGCGCAAGCGGGGCCGCAAAAGCAAGTTTACGAAACGACCACCACTCGCTGGGATAATCTAAAATACACGTGGTGGGTTCAAGCCAAGATGGCGATCGGTTATGACTGGGGCCCTTGGTACGTCAGCATCATCGGGCACACCCAGCCCGTCAACGTCGACCTGAAAACGATGGATATGTCGTTCTTCTCGCAAGCCGCCGGGCTGTATGTTGGATCGCGCTTTTAG
- the asd gene encoding archaetidylserine decarboxylase (Phosphatidylserine decarboxylase is synthesized as a single chain precursor. Generation of the pyruvoyl active site from a Ser is coupled to cleavage of a Gly-Ser bond between the larger (beta) and smaller (alpha chains). It is an integral membrane protein.), with translation MSAITRILPKRSLSRLVGKIMHFEGPKWWANLSIRGFAWWYNIALEDAEKAYDQYPSIGEFFIRKLKPGIRPVGNSWAVHPADSVITQAQQIEKGTLIQAKGHTYELKEFTMDPDAYKKWDGGFFMTYYLCPTDYHRVHSPVDGGISDVRYMPGELWPVNEWSTTNVKDLFSINERVLVEVQTDMGPVGVVFVGATNVGHIVLSFDEKIRGNQAGEPEYQHKKYSPALTVKRGDELGMFRMGSTIVMLYPPSFREKFGAQLNLGPSVKVNASLIG, from the coding sequence ATGTCAGCAATCACTCGTATTTTACCTAAAAGAAGCCTCAGCCGCCTGGTTGGAAAAATAATGCACTTTGAAGGGCCTAAATGGTGGGCAAACCTGTCTATCCGCGGCTTTGCCTGGTGGTATAACATCGCTCTTGAGGACGCTGAAAAAGCTTATGACCAATACCCAAGCATTGGTGAGTTCTTCATTCGTAAGCTCAAACCAGGTATCCGCCCGGTTGGCAACTCATGGGCTGTTCATCCTGCTGACAGCGTGATCACGCAAGCTCAACAAATTGAGAAAGGCACTCTGATTCAGGCAAAGGGTCACACTTATGAACTAAAAGAGTTCACGATGGATCCAGATGCTTATAAAAAATGGGATGGTGGGTTCTTTATGACTTACTATCTTTGCCCAACGGACTATCACCGTGTGCACTCTCCCGTGGATGGTGGCATCAGTGATGTACGTTATATGCCAGGGGAGTTATGGCCCGTAAATGAATGGAGCACTACGAACGTCAAAGATCTTTTCTCGATCAACGAGCGTGTTTTGGTGGAAGTGCAAACAGATATGGGCCCTGTGGGAGTCGTATTCGTAGGTGCTACGAACGTAGGTCACATCGTTCTAAGTTTTGACGAAAAAATCCGCGGGAACCAAGCGGGCGAGCCAGAATACCAACACAAAAAATACTCTCCGGCATTGACTGTAAAACGTGGCGATGAGCTCGGAATGTTCCGAATGGGCTCCACAATCGTGATGCTTTATCCACCTTCATTCCGCGAAAAATTCGGAGCCCAATTGAACCTAGGACCTTCCGTAAAAGTAAACGCGTCCCTTATCGGGTAA
- a CDS encoding NAD(P)/FAD-dependent oxidoreductase yields the protein MAKIFNNIEIPIDQDLEEKLQWLVPEHGPYRILRQSVDARRAHSPHFVYSIEVAEKGETLNIPEFNLEKIATPKEKPLIVGTGPAGLFAALRFVERGVPCVLFERGSDSGARMKGINQYWRHGKLDTRNNVCFGEGGAGLYSDGKLITRIKSPHIPYVMNRLVQFGAPAEIQWLSNPHVGSDRIRRVIPKLREYLKANGCEIHFNTQVTEVLMEGKQTVGVRTEHGTEFKSPHVILATGHSAEDMINHLNDIGVHLDGKSFAMGLRIEHSQAEINKIQYRQFSEHPKLGAANYKLADHDDKTGIGVYSFCMCPGGYVLSAGTEEDGIVCNGMSNYNRNSPFANAAIVVSIDHNKLFGNDVFGGMKLRRQLETQALKSVREAGGTKELPAQNLLDFLGGPSKKGPRNLRAGSSPSGAINIRLDEILPAHMTKRIQEGLQKFNRNMKGFVVEDAQLYGIESRTSCPVRVTRDNESLESISHAGLYPAGEGAGYAGGITSAACDGIKIAEKIIEKLM from the coding sequence ATGGCGAAGATATTCAATAATATCGAGATTCCTATTGATCAGGATCTTGAAGAGAAACTTCAATGGTTAGTTCCCGAGCATGGGCCCTACCGCATCCTTCGCCAAAGCGTCGACGCCCGTCGCGCTCACTCTCCCCACTTCGTTTATTCAATTGAGGTCGCCGAAAAAGGCGAGACCCTTAATATTCCTGAATTCAATTTAGAAAAAATCGCGACTCCTAAAGAGAAACCCTTGATTGTGGGCACGGGTCCTGCGGGTCTGTTTGCAGCTTTGCGCTTTGTCGAGCGCGGAGTGCCTTGCGTGCTGTTTGAACGTGGTTCTGATTCAGGAGCCCGCATGAAGGGCATCAATCAGTACTGGCGTCATGGCAAACTCGACACACGTAACAACGTTTGTTTCGGTGAGGGCGGCGCGGGTCTTTATTCTGACGGTAAACTTATCACGCGTATTAAATCTCCGCACATTCCTTATGTGATGAATCGCCTGGTGCAATTTGGTGCGCCAGCGGAAATTCAATGGTTGTCGAATCCTCACGTGGGTTCGGATCGTATTCGTCGTGTGATTCCAAAACTTCGTGAATACTTAAAAGCCAATGGTTGCGAAATCCATTTCAACACTCAGGTGACTGAAGTTTTAATGGAAGGTAAGCAAACTGTCGGCGTTCGCACAGAGCACGGCACTGAGTTTAAGTCTCCGCATGTGATCTTGGCGACGGGTCACTCGGCTGAAGACATGATCAATCACTTGAACGACATTGGCGTGCACCTGGATGGTAAATCCTTTGCTATGGGTCTGCGTATCGAGCATTCCCAAGCCGAGATCAATAAAATCCAGTATCGTCAGTTTTCTGAACATCCAAAATTGGGTGCTGCGAACTACAAACTTGCAGACCATGACGATAAAACCGGCATCGGCGTTTACTCTTTCTGTATGTGCCCAGGTGGTTACGTATTATCTGCGGGAACTGAAGAAGACGGTATCGTGTGTAACGGGATGAGTAACTATAATCGTAACTCCCCGTTTGCGAATGCGGCGATCGTGGTTTCTATCGATCACAACAAACTTTTCGGCAATGACGTGTTCGGCGGAATGAAACTGCGCCGTCAGCTGGAAACTCAAGCTTTGAAATCAGTGCGCGAAGCTGGCGGAACAAAAGAATTGCCAGCACAAAACCTTTTGGATTTCTTAGGCGGCCCCTCTAAAAAAGGTCCTCGCAATTTGCGTGCGGGTTCTTCACCTTCGGGCGCGATCAATATCCGCCTGGATGAGATTTTACCGGCACACATGACTAAACGTATTCAAGAAGGCCTTCAGAAATTCAACCGCAACATGAAGGGCTTCGTGGTTGAAGACGCGCAATTGTACGGAATTGAATCCCGCACGAGCTGCCCGGTGCGCGTCACGCGAGATAATGAGTCTTTAGAGAGCATTTCTCATGCGGGATTGTACCCAGCAGGAGAAGGCGCAGGGTACGCAGGCGGAATCACTTCGGCCGCGTGCGATGGCATCAAAATCGCTGAAAAAATCATCGAAAAGCTTATGTAA
- a CDS encoding TldD/PmbA family protein has product MDIKSLLNNLDLKSIPCEYCDVRIEETFQSSIRFQNHELTTSLEKSSVGAFLRVRQHGQWYFSATTELTTLKEQLLTLATSPDIGGGTAWTKLPGNYGHFENVQSAKINPALIFLNEKVELIKKYDELSKNNPLVKSSRSVYGDIYKMKSYKNSVGTSFQYDFTQCGATFMFDLAEDGKMFSDRASIYGNSFAEIKNQEHEILGVLNNSHKFLHAPLVTPGKYNLVLNPEITGVFVHESFGHMSEADSMIGDPVAKETWKLGKKVAADFISIVDSGSHEGGSGYCPIDDEGHKATKTYLVKNGILSGRLHSFDTALALDEQPTGNGRAIGFEFDPIVRMTSTYIENGTTPIEDLFKMAGDGIYIENFDYGTGGDLFTVAPSRAYTIKDGKLSTPIRASVISGQLFETLHNIQAISNDFKLEHSALGGCGKGGQFPLPVSDGGPTILVKDMQVS; this is encoded by the coding sequence ATGGACATCAAAAGCCTGCTGAACAATCTCGATTTAAAATCTATTCCCTGTGAATACTGCGACGTGCGCATTGAAGAAACCTTTCAAAGCTCGATTCGCTTTCAAAACCATGAACTCACAACCAGCCTGGAAAAAAGCTCTGTCGGCGCTTTCTTGCGCGTTCGTCAACATGGCCAGTGGTATTTTTCCGCCACCACGGAACTGACGACTCTTAAAGAGCAGCTTCTGACACTTGCGACCTCTCCAGATATTGGTGGCGGAACGGCTTGGACAAAGCTTCCTGGAAATTATGGTCATTTTGAAAATGTTCAGTCAGCTAAGATCAATCCTGCTTTGATTTTTTTGAACGAAAAAGTCGAGTTGATTAAAAAGTACGATGAGCTTTCAAAAAATAATCCATTGGTGAAAAGCAGCCGTTCTGTCTATGGCGACATTTATAAAATGAAATCCTACAAAAATTCTGTGGGAACTTCGTTTCAGTATGACTTCACTCAATGCGGTGCTACCTTTATGTTTGATCTTGCAGAAGACGGCAAAATGTTCTCGGACCGCGCCTCGATTTATGGAAACAGTTTTGCCGAAATAAAAAACCAGGAACACGAAATCCTGGGAGTTCTTAATAACTCCCATAAATTCCTTCATGCACCTTTGGTGACACCTGGAAAATACAATCTGGTTTTGAACCCAGAGATCACGGGCGTTTTTGTGCATGAGTCTTTTGGTCATATGTCAGAAGCGGATTCTATGATTGGCGACCCCGTGGCGAAAGAAACCTGGAAGCTGGGGAAAAAGGTTGCAGCGGATTTTATTTCTATCGTTGATTCCGGCTCTCACGAAGGTGGTTCGGGATATTGTCCGATTGATGATGAAGGCCATAAAGCGACCAAAACCTATTTGGTAAAAAATGGCATACTGTCAGGACGCCTGCACTCATTTGATACAGCCTTGGCATTGGACGAACAACCCACAGGAAATGGTCGAGCGATCGGTTTTGAATTTGATCCCATCGTGCGTATGACGTCTACCTATATTGAAAATGGCACAACACCCATCGAGGATCTTTTCAAGATGGCTGGCGACGGTATCTACATTGAAAACTTCGATTACGGCACTGGTGGAGATTTATTTACGGTGGCGCCTTCTCGCGCCTACACCATCAAAGACGGAAAGCTCTCGACACCCATTCGCGCGAGTGTGATCAGTGGACAGCTGTTTGAGACTCTGCATAACATTCAAGCGATCTCAAACGACTTCAAATTAGAACATTCCGCTTTGGGTGGTTGTGGTAAGGGAGGACAATTCCCACTGCCCGTTTCCGATGGTGGTCCGACAATTCTTGTTAAAGACATGCAGGTGAGCTAA
- a CDS encoding metallopeptidase TldD-related protein, giving the protein MKFDTLTFTTDMTEMKVQGSRISSIQTQNIQKSAARIFKNGEIFSSAVVGAITPEQLLEKAERPGNMGLSYDYDLPATAELKSQHSALGSRDATLTSFKNFIGDLKKDFPHLNFSGRFAVNKSGSTFKSNYTGTLESSGEKCEGYLLYKRFGAVEFAEGFFMLDGAAPDFTAIRKQYEPLLQAVTLTSSIEAKKMPVLIFDYDDILQKITDDIKPEKLHSGSSFLSGKLGTDIFNSQITIKDISYDPSLGAFSRFDGEGVLHQNPVVFKNGTFSNILYDLRQAKKAGTLSTGNGIRAFDTGVNCRPHGLTLTRGNTKTWDMIKDLPECLVLVASYGGAITDQWEFSNPVQVGMLFRHGKAVGRIPSVSVKGLLRDMLGQDLIGLSSDSFSGNQSPAILTQMEVITH; this is encoded by the coding sequence ATGAAATTTGATACATTAACTTTCACAACCGATATGACAGAGATGAAGGTTCAAGGGAGCCGCATTTCATCCATTCAGACTCAGAATATTCAAAAGTCAGCTGCGCGCATTTTTAAAAATGGCGAGATTTTTTCTTCGGCTGTCGTGGGTGCTATCACTCCCGAGCAGCTATTAGAAAAAGCTGAAAGACCTGGCAATATGGGGCTGAGCTATGACTATGATTTACCCGCTACGGCAGAACTCAAAAGTCAGCACTCGGCTTTAGGTTCTCGGGATGCGACTTTGACGTCCTTTAAAAACTTTATCGGCGATCTTAAGAAGGACTTTCCGCATTTAAATTTTTCAGGAAGATTTGCAGTTAATAAATCAGGATCCACATTTAAGAGCAATTACACCGGGACACTCGAAAGCAGCGGCGAAAAGTGCGAAGGTTACCTGTTGTACAAAAGATTTGGAGCGGTGGAATTTGCGGAAGGCTTTTTCATGCTGGACGGAGCTGCCCCGGATTTTACAGCTATCAGAAAACAATACGAGCCCTTACTTCAAGCTGTAACCCTGACTTCATCCATTGAAGCTAAGAAGATGCCGGTTTTGATTTTTGATTATGACGATATTTTGCAAAAAATCACGGATGACATAAAACCCGAAAAACTCCACAGCGGAAGCTCGTTCCTTTCTGGCAAATTGGGGACTGATATCTTTAACTCCCAAATTACCATCAAAGACATCAGTTACGATCCAAGCCTTGGAGCCTTTAGTCGTTTTGATGGCGAAGGTGTGCTTCACCAAAACCCTGTGGTTTTCAAAAATGGTACTTTCTCAAATATTCTTTACGATCTTCGCCAGGCTAAAAAAGCTGGCACGTTAAGCACGGGGAATGGAATCCGAGCTTTCGACACAGGAGTCAATTGCAGACCTCATGGATTGACGCTTACTCGCGGCAACACAAAGACCTGGGACATGATTAAAGATCTTCCCGAGTGCCTGGTATTAGTTGCAAGTTACGGCGGCGCGATCACGGATCAATGGGAGTTTTCAAATCCCGTTCAAGTGGGCATGCTCTTCCGTCATGGCAAAGCTGTAGGACGTATTCCTTCAGTCAGCGTAAAGGGACTTCTGCGCGATATGTTGGGTCAGGATTTAATCGGACTTTCCAGTGATTCGTTCTCGGGAAATCAATCCCCTGCCATCCTCACCCAAATGGAAGTGATCACGCACTAG
- a CDS encoding GlsB/YeaQ/YmgE family stress response membrane protein, whose product MHILGVLLIGFLVGLVARFFMPGKQGLGIIMTTILGIIGAVVGTYVGQLLGWYAEGEPAGFIASVFGAMVVLFVAKLLSKK is encoded by the coding sequence ATGCATATTTTAGGGGTTTTGTTGATTGGCTTTCTGGTAGGACTCGTAGCTCGCTTCTTTATGCCGGGCAAACAGGGCTTGGGCATTATCATGACAACTATCCTGGGCATCATCGGTGCGGTGGTGGGAACTTATGTCGGGCAACTTTTAGGATGGTATGCAGAGGGAGAACCAGCTGGTTTTATCGCTTCTGTTTTCGGTGCTATGGTAGTTTTGTTCGTCGCAAAACTGTTATCAAAAAAATAG